Proteins from a genomic interval of Euleptes europaea isolate rEulEur1 chromosome 18, rEulEur1.hap1, whole genome shotgun sequence:
- the LOC130490275 gene encoding vomeronasal type-2 receptor 26-like: MPYIEAFSSQTITDFHCSLITKFYQHILALVFAIHEINKNPRILPNVTLGFRIYDSTMDPKWTYRTTLDLLFTSLELVPNYKCGTQKEVMGVIGGYSSDTSLDMAILLSRYKIPQFSCRSLQSEVDNPTTFPSFYHMFPKEALQYEGILRLLLHFGWKWVGLITLDDEGGDNFLQAMEPMLSSNGICAAFIEKATTKVQWDDIDFMTKYYGNNKADFLDSKANAIVLHGESGTFMWLAGVTSLPTHINTPAGSDYGIRSSAGKVWITTAQIDFAFTTYEKTFDIQMFHGALSFSIHSKDILGFHTFLQQIKPSWAKRDGFIKQFWEQVFDCALPDSSSEAESSETCTGEERLESVPTPLHTLLQRIAFNNSAGDEVTFNEHGELNSGFHITNLVTFPNRSYVRVRIGRLDPQVPLNQRLIINEDRIKWNRHLAQLPPLSVCNDDCKPGYSKKKKEGEQFCCYDCDPCPKGKMSDKEDMDSCMTCSEGHYPNLGQDQCIPKIPNFLSFSEPLSMILAFLALFFSLITALVLAIFVNYKDTPIVKANNRSLTYCLLISLFLCFLCSLLFLGRPNKVTCLLRQTTFGIIFSVAVSSVLAKTVTVILAFMASKPGNVFRKWVGKQLAWYIVIFCFFVQVVICAVWLVSSPPFPDVDMHSLSREIIVQCNEGSATMFYCVLGYMGFLASVCFIVAFLARKLPDSFNEAKFITFSMLVFCSVWLSFVPTYLSTQGKDTVAVEIFSILVSSAGLQGCIFFPKCYVIILRPELNRREQLIRKKH; encoded by the exons ATGCCGTACATTGAAGCGTTCTCTTCTCAAACAATAACTGATTTTCATTGCAGCCTGATAACTAAGTTCTACCAGCACATCCTTGCCTTGGTGTTTGCCATCCATGAGATCAACAAAAACCCCAGAATCTTGCCCAATGTCACTCTTGGGTTCCGCATCTATGACTCCACCATGGATCCGAAATGGACTTACAGGACCACCCTGGACCTCCTCTTCACATCACTTGAACTTGTCCCAAACTACAAATGCGGCACCCAGAAAGAAGTGATGGGTGTCATTGGGGGATATAGTTCCGATACCTCATTAGACATGGCTATTCTCTTGAGTCGttacaagatcccacag TTTTCGTGCCGCTCTCTTCAATCAGAAGTGGATAACCcaaccactttcccttccttttacCACATGTTCCCTAAGGAAGCCCTTCAGTATGAGGGAATTCTCCGGTTACTTCTGCATTTCGGCTGGAAATGGGTTGGGCTCATCACTCTGGATGATGAAGGTGGAGACAACTTCTTGCAGGCAATGGAGCCGATGCTCTCCAGCAATGGAATCTGTGCGGCCTTCATAGAAAAGGCTACAACAAAGGTCCAGTGGGATGACATAGATTTTATGACCAAGTACTATGGCAATAATAAAGCAGATTTCCTGGACAGCAAAGCCAATGCAATTGTTTTACATGGAGAGAGTGGAACATTTATGTGGCTGGCAGGAGTTACATCTTTACCCACACACATAAATACCCCAGCAGGTTCTGATTATGGGATAAGATCCTCTGCAGGAAAAGTGTGGATTACGACAGCCCAGATTGATTTTGCATTCACTACTTACGAAAAGACATTTGATATACAAATGTTCCATGGTGCTCTTTCCTTCTCGATTCACTCAAAGGACATCCTAGGATTCCATACCTTTCTCCAACAAATAAAACCTTCCTGGGCAAAGAGGGATGGTTTTATCAAGCAATTCTGGGAACAAGTCTTTGATTGTGCATTGCCAGATTCCAGTAGTGAAGCAGAGTCTAGTGAAACATGCACCGGAGAGGAGAGACTGGAGTCTGTCCCTACACCA CTCCACACACTTCTTCAGAGAATCGCTTTCAACAACAGTGCTGGAGATGAAGTGACCTTTAATGAACATGGAGAACTGAACAGTGGATTTCATATTACCAACTTGGTCACTTTTCCAAATAGGTCCTATGTCAGAGTCAGGATCGGGAGGCTGGATCCTCAAGTACCACTTAATCAAAGACTTATCATCAATGAGGACAGAATTAAGTGGAACAGACATCTTGCACAG CTGCCTCCTTTATCTGTGTGTAATGATGACTGCAAGCCTGGttacagcaagaaaaagaaggaaggggaacaATTCTGCTGCTACGATTGTGATCCGTGTCCAAAGGGGAAAATGTCAGACAAAGAGG ACATGGATTCTTGCATGACTTGCTCTGAAGGTCATTATCCAAACCTGGGACAAGATCAATGCATTCCCAAGATTCCAAATTTCCTGTCGTTTTCCGAACCCTTGAGCATGATTTTAGCCTTTTTGgctctcttcttctctctgatCACAGCCCTGGTGCTGGCCATCTTTGTCAATTACAAGGATACCCCCATTGTTAAAGCCAACAACAGGAGCCTCACCTACTGTCTactcatctctctctttctctgcttcctctgctccttgctcttcCTCGGAAGGCCTAACAAGGTGACCTGCCTCCTCCGACAAACGACTTTCGGCATCATCTTCTCAGTTGCTGTTTCTTCTGTCTTGGCAAAAACTGTTACGGTCATTCTGGCATTTATGGCCTCTAAGCCAGGAAACGTTTTTCGAAAGTGGGTAGGGAAACAATTGGCCTGGTATATTGTTATCTTTTGCTTCTTTGTTCAAGTTGTCATTTGTGCTGTTTGGCTGgtatcttctcctcccttcccagatGTGGACATGCATTCACTCAGTAGAGAAATCATCGTGCAATGCAATGAAGGGTCAGCcaccatgttttactgtgtcttgggctacatgggcttcctggccTCAGTCTGCTTCATTGTGGCTTTCCTTGCCAGAAAGTTGCCCGacagtttcaacgaagccaagttcatcaccttcagcatgttggtcttctgcagtgtttggctaTCCTTTGtccccacctacctgagcactcAAGGAAAAGACACAGTGGCCGtagagatcttctccatcttggtcTCCAGTGCTGGCTTGCAAGGCTGCAtctttttccccaaatgctaTGTCATTATCCTGAGGCCTGAGTTGAACAGAAGAGAGCAGCTGATCAGGAAAAAgcattaa